Within Cnuibacter physcomitrellae, the genomic segment CGGCATGCTCGGATGCGTGAGGCCGTCCCAGCCCAGCCAGACGTGCACGCCGAGGAACACCGCCCAGAGCAGGATGGGGTTCGCGCCGAGTCGACGGATCACGGAGAGCACGACGAACATCCTAGGGGGCGGCCGATCGAGCACCCTGCACCGCCGGGCGCCGGAGCCAGGCGGGACCGCGCCTTCCCTGCCGATGCTCCGTCCGCTCCCAGCCCTCGCTCACGTGGGCTTGGTTGACTTCCCCCGGACCGATCCGAGAGAAGTGCTGTTGAGAAACACGACCAGAATGACCGTCGTCGCGCTGACGGGCGTGTTCGCCGTCGGCGTCGTCGTGGTCGTCGCGGCCCCCATCCTCTCCAGCTCGCTCGCGTCGAGCTCGCCCGCGTCCGTCCAGGGCGTGGTCCCCACGGTGGTCGGCACCGACCAGAGCGACGACGACGTGGCCCCCGTCGCCGCGGATGCGCCGGTGTGGACCCTGGGAAGCGGCTCCAGCGTGCGGTTCCGGGTCGTCGACAGCGACGACGACGATGTCATCTCGAGCGCCGCCACCGACATCGCCGGGTCCCTCACCCTGGCCGACGGGGTGCTCTCGCAGGCGGAGTTCGTCGTCGACCTGGCCTCGACCCCGATCGAGTCCGCGCGCGCCGACGACGGGCTGATGAGCGCGCTGGCCGCCGCGGCCTCCGGCAATCCGATGGCCACGTTCGTGCTCACCGCGCCCGCCAGCGTCGGTGCCGGCGACGGGACCTACACGACCCCGCTCGTCGGCACCCTCACCGTGTCGGGCAAGGCGATCCCGGTCTCCGCGGTCGCGGAGGTCACGATCGACGGCTCGAGCGGCAGCCTGGTCGCGTCGATCCCGATGGAGCTGTCGGACTACGGCGTCCCGGCCGCCAACGGCGCCTCGGCGTACTTCGACATGACCCTCACCCTGGCCGACGCGAACTGAGCTCCGCGACCACGGCGGGCAGCGCCTCGGCGATGTCGAGCGCCACGATCGGGCCGCCGCCGGAGGCGCGCGCCGCGGCGCGGGCGTGCAGGAGCGCTCCGGTCGCCGCCAGCGGGACGAGGGAGCCGGGGTCGTCGGCGATGCGCTGGGCGTTCGTCGCCAGGAGCGCGCCGATGGCGCCCGCGAGCACGTCGCCGGCGCCCGCCGTCGCCGTCCACGAGGTCGTCGAGGTCACGGTCAGACGCTCGCCCTCGGCCGAGCAGATGTGGGTGACGAAGCCCTTGAGCAGCACCGTGCATCCGGTCAGGCGCGCGGCCGTCAGCGCCCACCGCCGCGGGTCGGCCGAGATCGTCGCGCGATCCACCGTCTCGCCGTGGGCCTCGATTAGGCGCTGCAGCTCTCCCGCGTGAGGGGTGAGGACGCAGGGCCCCCGGACGTCGTCGACGCGATCGAGCGCCCCCGCGTCGAGGACCAGCGTGAGCCCGCTCGCGACGGCCTCGCCGAGCCGTGCGGAGGCCTCCGCCGACCGTGAGCCCGGGTCGGTCCCGGAGCCGGCGAGCCAGGCCTGCACGCGCCCGTCGGACGTCACGACCTCCGGCCGGGCACGCAGCACGAAGTCGGTGGGTCGGTCCTCCGCCAGGTACCGCACCATCCCCACCCCGGTGCGCGTCGCGGCCTCGACCCCCAGGACCGCCGCGCCCGGGTACTGGGGCGACCCCGTCAGCATCCCGAGGACACCGCGCGAGTACTTGTCGTCGTCGGGCCCCGGAACGGCCACGCACCGTGCGGCGTCGAGCTCGGTCAGCTCCGTCCAGCCCTCGGCCGGGTCATCGTCGTGACGTGGCATCCTGCACCTCTCCCACCAGCTCCTCGATGATGTCCTCCAGGAACAGCACGCCCGTCGTCGCTCCCTCCTGCGTGAACGACCGCGACAGGTGGCTCCCCGTGCGGCGCATCGCCGCCAGGGCGTCCTCGAGGTCGGTGCCCTCGTAGACGCCGGGGATCCGACGGATCCGCTTGGCCGGGATCGGCAGGTCGAACTCGTCGTCGTCGAGGTCGATCACGTCCTTCAGGTGCACGTACCCGGCGGGCTCGCCCGACGCGTCGAGTACGACGTACCGGGAGAAGCCGTACTTCGCCACGGCGCGCTCGACGTCGGTCGGCGTGGCGGTGGGCGGCAGGCTCACCAGCTCCGACAGCGGCACGGCGACCTCCTTGACCTTCTTCGTCGTGAACTCGAAGGCGGCGGAGAGAGTGCCCGCGGTGTCGGAGAGCATGCCCTCTCTCGTCGACTGCTCGACGATCGTCTCCACCTCGTCGAGGGTGAACGCGCTCGCCGCCTCGCTCTTGGGCTCGACGCGGAACAGCCGCAGCGCCGCGTTCGCCGTGGCGTTCAGAGCCACCGTGATCGGCCGGACCACGCGGCCGATGGCCACGAGCGGGGTCGCGAGGAGCAGCACCGCCCGATCGGGCACCGTGAACGACAGGTTCTTCGGCACCATCTCGCCGAGCACGACGTGGAGGAAGGACACCAGCACAAGCGTGATGACGAACGCGATCGTGCCGATCACCTCCTCCGGCAGCCCGGTCAGGTGGAGCGGAACCTCCAGGAGGTGGTGGATCGCCGGCTCCGAGACGTTGAGGATGAGCAGCGAGCAGACCGTGATGCCGAGCTGGCACGTCGCGAGCATCAGCGTCGCGTGCTCCATCGCCCAGAGCGCGGTGCGCGCGCGAGCCGAGCCGGCCTCGGCGAGCGGCTCGATCTGCGAACGACGCGCCGAGATCACCGCGAACTCCGCGGCCACGAAGAACGCGTTGCCGGCCAGGAGCAGGACGAGCCAGAGGATCCCGAGCCAATCAGACATCGCGCACCTCCTCGGTCGAGGCCGGGGCGGCGCCCTCGGGATGGGCGGGCAGGAAGCGGATGCGGTCGATCCGCCTGCCGTCGAGGCGCTCGACCACGAGCGCGCCGTCGTCGATGCCGACCCGGTCACCGACCTCCGGCAGCCTGCCCAGGCGCGCCATCACGAACCCGCCCACGGTCTCGTAGGGCCCGTCGTCGGGGACGTGGATGCCCGCCTGATCGGCGAGCTCGTCGGGGCGGAGGATCCCGGGGAAGGTCGTGGCGCCGCGGCTCGTGACGATCGCGGCGAACCGGCGGTCGTGCTCGTCGACGAGCTCGCCCACCAGCTCCTCGACCACGTCCTCGAGGGTGACCACGCCGGCCGTGCCGCCGTACTCGTCGACGACCACGGCCATCTGGTACCCGCGGCCGCGCACCTCGCCGAGGAGGGAGTCGAGCATCATCGTCTCCGGCACCCGCACGATGTCGGTGGCGATCGCCGAGACGGGGACGTCGCGGCGACGGTCACGCGGGATGGCGACCGCCTGCTTGACGTGGACGACTCCCACGATGTCGTCGATGTTGTCGTCGATCACGGGGAACCGGCTGTGCCCGGTGGCCGCCGCGAGGTCGAGCACCGCGACCGACGGGTCGGAGCGCCGGACGCTCACCACGGCGGGCCGGGCGGTCATCGCGTCGGCCGCCGTGTGGGAGGAGAACTGCAGCGTGCGGTCGAGGAGGGTGGCGGTGTCCTCCTCGAGGGTGCCCTGCATCGCCGAGCGCCTGACCAGCGAGGACAGCTCGTCGGCGGTGCGCGCTCCCGACAGCTCCTCCTTCGGCTCGATGCCCATGGCCCGCAGGAGCACGTTCGCGCTGTTGTTGAGCAGCGCCACGGCAGGGCGGAACACCATGGTGAACGCGAGTTGGAAGGGCACGACGATGCGTGCCGTGGGGAGCGGCAGGGCGAGGGCGAAGTTCTTCGGGACGAGCTCCCCCACGATCATCGACAGCAGCGTGGCGATGACGATGCCGATCACGGTGGCGAGCACCGGGACGACGACCTCGGGGATGCCGACCGCCGTCATCGGCCCGGTCAGCAGGGCGCTGATCGCCGGTTCCATCGTGAACCCGGTGAGGAGAGTGGTGAGGGTGATGCCCAGCTGAGCGCTGGACAGGTGCGTCGAGGTGTGACGGAGGGCGGTGATGGTCGGCGCGAGTCCGCGTTCGCCCCGCTCGGTGCGGGCCTCGAGCTCGGAGCGGTCGAGGTTGACGAGCGAGAACTCCGACGCGACGAAGAAGCCGGTGCCGACGGTGAGCAGCACTCCGACGCCGACCATGATCCACTCAAAGAGCACCGCGGCACCCTCCGGCGGGGACGGACAGGGTATGCGCAGAAGGAGGGTCGTCCATTGTCCGGCCCATCCTACCGGTGCGGGGGGCCCGTCACCAGGAGACGGGCAGCGCCTTGCCCTCCTCGTACCCGGCCGCGGACTGGATGCCGACCAGGGCGTGGGCGTGGAACTCGGCCGGCGTCGACGCGCCCGCATAGGTGAAGGAGCTGCGCACACCCGACGTGATCATGTCGAGGAGGTCGTCGAGCGACGGACGGAGCGGGTCGAGGTAGATGCGGCTGGAGGAGATCCCCTCCGCGAACAGGGTCTTGCGGGCGAGCTCGTACGCGTCGAGACGGCCGAACCGCTCCTGCACGGCCTTGGTCGAGGCCATCCCCCAGCTCTCCTTGTAGACGCGTCCCGCCTCGTCGGCGCTCAGCAGCCCCGGAGCCTCGATCGTGCCCGCGAACCAGGATCCGATCATCACCGAGGACGCGCCGGCGGCCAGCGCCAGGGCGACGTCGCGCGGATAGCGCACCCCGCCGTCGGCCCAGACGTGGGCGCCGAGCTCGCGCGCCGCGGCCGCCGTCTCGAGCACCGCGGAGAACTGAGGACGCCCGACCGCGGTCATCATCCGGGTGGTGCACATCGCGCCCGGCCCCACACCCACCTTGACGATGTCGGCGCCGGCGCGCACTAGATCGACCACCGCGGCGGCCGTGACCACGTTCCCCGCGGCGATCGGCACGCCGAGCTTCGCGTCGGACACCGCGCGGAGCGCGCGCAGCATCCCCTCCTGGTGGCCGTGAGCGGTGTCGAGCACGAGCACGTCGACGCCCGCGGCAACCAGGGCCCGCGCCTTGGCGACCACGTCGCCGTTGATCCCCACGGCCGCGGCGACCCGCAGCCTGCCGTCGGCGTCGACCGCCGGGCCGTAGATCGTCGCGCGCAGGGCGCTCGTCCGGCTCAGCGTGCCGATGACCGCGCCGTGCTGGAGCACCGGCACGAAATCGAGGTCCGCCGCCGCCATCGCGTCGAAGGCGGCACGCGGGGAGTCGACGTCCTCCGCGTCGAGGGCGGGGGAGGCACCGTGCACGAGATCACCCAGCCGTGCGTCGGCGGGAGCGCTCGCCAGACGCATCGCCGTCAGGCAGCCCACGTAGTCCCCGGCGGCGTCGTGGATCACGAGCCCCTGACCGGGGACCGGGGGCAGCAGCATCCTGGCGTTCTCGACCGTGTCGTCGGCGCGGAACTCGAAGGGCGTGTCGTAGACCACCGGCCGCGACTTCACCCAGCGGATGGCGGCGTCGAGGTCCTGGAGGGGCATGTCCTGCGGCAGGACGCCGAGTCCGCCGCGACGGGCGAGCGAGGCCGCCAGGCGCGGGCCGGTGACGGAGTTCATGTTGGCCGAGACGATGGGGATGGTCATCCCGGTGCCGTCCTCCGGAGCGAGCGACACGTCGAGACGGCTCGACACGCCCGACCTCGACGGGATGAGGAACACGTCGGAGTAGGTCAGGTCGTGCGTGGCCGTGGAACCGTAGAACTCCATGGGAACAACGGTAGTCCAGGCCGGCCTCGCGCCTGCGGCCCACTCGGGAGGTCTAGGCTTGGAGAGCACGTGTCACGGCGTGGAAGAGTGCAGCGCAGCAGACCCGGCACGTGCCATCGAAGAGGCGACGGAGAGTGGGCGAAACGGTTGTGGCAGGCCAGTTGACGAGTGTGGGCGCAGAAGAGGGAACGGCAGCCGAGTTCGGCGCCAACGAGTGGCTCGTCGAGGAGCTGTACGAGCAGTACCTGACCGACAAGCAGTCGGTCGACCAGTCGTGGTGGCCGGTGCTCGAGAGCTACCACGCCCACGTGGAGGCCAAGCGCGCCGCCGCGCCGGCCGACCAGGGCGGCGCTGACCCGGTCACGACGCCGCCCGTCCCGCAGACGGAGTCCGCCCAGGTCGCCGCCGCCGAGGCGCCGGCCGACCAGGCCCGCCCCGCCGCGACCCAGCCGGTCGCGAAGACCACGAGCATCGAGGCCAAGCCGCAGCCCATCCCGGCGGAGGCGCCCAGCACGCGACGGTCCGACCCCGACCAGACCGCTCGCGACGTCGCCGAGGACGCCGAGAAGGACGTCGTGAGCCCGCTGCGCGGCATGGCGAAGTCGCTGGCCACGAACATGGACGCGAGCCTCTCGGTCCCCACGGCCACGAGCGTGCGCTCGATCCCGGCCAAGCTGATGATCGACAACCGCATCGTCATCAACAACCACCTGCGCCGTGCGCGCGGCGGCAAGGTCTCGTTCACGCACCTCATCGGCTGGGCCCTGGTCCAGGCCCTGAAGGACTTCCCCAGCCAGAACGTCTACTACGACGAGGTCGACGGCAAGCCCTCCGTGGTGGCGCCCGCCCACATCGGGCTCGGCATCGCGATCGACGTGCCGAAGCCCGACGGATCGCGCGCGCTCCTCGTGCCCAGCGTCAAGCGGGCCGACACCATGGGGTTCAACGAGTTCCTCTCCGCCTACGAGGACCTCGTGAAGCGCGCCCGCGCGAACAAGCTCACCGCGGCAGACTTCCAGGGCGCGACGATCTCGCTCACCAACCCGGGCGGGATCGGCACCGTGCACTCGGTGCCCCGGCTCATGAAGGGCCAGGGCTGCATCATCGGCGCCGGCGCCCTCGAGTACCCGGCCGAGTTCCAGGGCGCGTCGCCGAAGACCCTCGCCGACCTCGGCATCGGCAAGGTCATCACCCTCACGAGCACCTACGACCACCGAGTCATCCAGGGCGCCGGATCGGGTGAGTTCCTGAAGAAGGTGCACGAGCTGCTCCTCGGGGAGCGCGGCTTCTACGACAGCATCTTCGCCGAGCTCCGCATCCCCTACGAGCCGATCCGCTGGGCCGCCGACATCAACGTCGACGAGGCCAGCGCGATCGACAAGACCGCTCGCGTGCAGGAGCTCATCAACGCGTTCCGGGTGCGCGGCCACCTGATGGCCGACATCGACCCGCTGGAGTACCGGCAGCGCTCGCACCCCGACCTCGACATCGCCACGCACGGCCTCACGTTCTGGGACCTCGACCGCGAGTTCGTCACGGGCGAGTTCGGCCTCACCCGGCAGGCCTACCTCCGCGACATCCTCGGCGTGCTCCGCGACTCGTACTGCCGCAAGATCGGCATCGAGTACATGCACATCCAGGACCCGGTGCAGCGCAAGTGGCTGCAGGACAAGGTCGAGCGGCCCTACGCGAAGCCCGGCCACGACGAGCAGATGCGGATCCTCGAGAAGCTCAACGAAGCCGAGGCCTTCGAGACCTTCCTGCAGACCAAGTACGTCGGGCAGAAGCGCTTCAGCCTGGAGGGCGGCGAGTCGGTCATCGCGGCGCTCGACGAGATCATCCAGGGCGCGGCCGACTCCGGCCTCGACGAGGTCGCGATCGGCATGGCCCACCGCGGCCGCCTCAACGTGCTCACGAACATCGCGGGCAAGACGTACGGGCAGATCTTCCGCGAGTTCGAGGGCACCCAGGACCCCCGCACCGTGCAGGGCTCCGGCGACGTGAAGTACCACCTCGGCACCGAGGGCACCTTCACCTCGATCGACGGCAAGGAGATCCCGGTCTACCTCGCCGCCAACCCGTCCCACCTCGAGGCGGTCGACGGAGTGCTCGAGGGCATCGTCCGCGCCAAGCAGGACCGCAAGCCGGTCGGCACCTTCACGACGCTGCCGATCCTCGTGCACGGCGACGCCGCGCTCGCCGGTCAGGGCATCGTCTACGAGACCCTGCAGATGTCGCAGCTGCGCGGCTACCGCACCGGCGGCACGATCCACCTCAACATCAACAACCAGGTCGGCTTCACCACTCCCCCGTCGGAGTCCCGGTCGTCCGTCTACTCGACCGACGTGGCGAAGTCGATCCAGGCGCCGATCTTCCACGTGAACGGGGACGACCCCGAGTCGGTGGTCCGCGTGGCCAAGCTCGCGTTCGAGTACCGCCAGCAGTTCCACCGCGACGTGTTCATCGACCTCATCTGCTACCGCCGACGCGGCCACAACGAGGGCGACGACCCGTCGATGACCCAGCCGCTGATGTACAACCTCATCGAGGCCAAGCGCAGCGTCCGCAAGCTCTACGCGGAGGCGCTCGTCGGTCGCGGCGACATCACCGAGGAGGAGTACGAGGCCGCTCAGCACGACTTCCAGGACCGTCTCGAGCGCGCCTTCGCCGAGACGCACGCCGCGCAGACCTCGTCGATCCCGGTGATCACGGGCGACACCAACGCGGTGGCCGACCTCGAGCGACCCGAGGCGCAGCGCGACGACGCCTCGTCGGGCGCGTTCGAGACCGGGGTGTCCGAGCAGACGGTGCAGCTGGTGGGCGACGCGTTCCAGAACCCGCCCGCGGGCTTCAGCGTGCATCCGAAGCTGCAGCAGCTGCTGCAGAAGCGCCACGACATGAGCCGCAACGGCGGGATCGACTGGGCGTTCGGCGAGCTCCTGGCGCTCGGCTCCCTGCTCGTCGAGGGCACTCCCGTGCGCCTGGCCGGCCAGGATGCGCGTCGCGGCACGTTCGTGCAGCGTCACGCGGTGCTGCACGACCGTGAGAACGGACAGGAGTGGCTGCCGCTGTCGAACCTCAGCGACAACCAGGCCAAGTTCTGGATCTACGACTCGCTCCTCTCCGAGTACGCCGCGATGGGCTTCGAGTACGGGTACTCGGTCGAGCGCCCGGACGCGCTGGTGCTGTGGGAGGCCCAGTTCGGCGACTTCGCCAACGGGGCGCAGACGGTGATCGACGAGTTCATCTCCTCGGCCGAGCAGAAGTGGGGACAGCGCTCCTCGCTCGTGCTCCTGCTGCCGCACGGCTACGAGGGGCAGGGGCCTGACCACTCGTCGGCCCGCATCGAGCGCTACCTCCAGCTGTGCGCCGAGAACAACATGGTGGTCGCACGCCCGTCGACTCCGGCGTCCTACTTCCACCTGCTGCGCCGACAGGCCTACGCCCGCCCGCGCAAGCCGCTCGTGGTGTTCACGCCGAAGGCAATGCTGCGACTCCGAGGGGCCACGAGCTCGGTCTCCGATCTCACCAGCGGCCGCTTCCAGCCGGTGATCGACGACGCCCGGATCACCGATCGCGAGGCCGTGAAGACGGTCCTGCTGCACTCGGGCAAGATCCACTACGACCTCGCCACGGAGCTGTCGAAGAACCCCGACGACACGGTCGCGCTGGTCCGCGTGGAGCAGTTCTACCCGCTGCCCCTCGAGGAGCTGCGCGCGGTGGCCGACTCGTACCCGAACGCGCAGCTGCGCTGGGTGCAGGACGAGCCCGAGAACCAGGGCGCCTGGCCGTTCATCCAGTCGTCCCTCACCCCGCACCTCGGCGGCCGTGCCCTCAGCGTGGTCTCCCGGCCGGCCTCCGCCTCGCCGGCGGCGGGTTCGGCGAAGCGTCACGCGGCCGAGCAGACGGAGCTGATCGCGCGCGCCCTGGCGTAGGACTGCAGACGTCGAAGGCCGGGCTCCCGCGGGGGCCCGGCCTTCGACGTGCCAGAGACCCCTCGACATGAGCTATCCTCGTCTTCATGAAGACGACGACTCGAGTCCTGCTCTCCACGCCGCTGCTCCTCCTCGGCCTGTCCACGCTGGTCGCGTGTTCCGGATCCTCCGCGCCGCCCGCCGTCGACTCGACGACCGGGGCCGAGATCGAGCAGCAGGACACGGACGTCTTCACCCTGGAGATCGGCGACTGCCTGAACGACGCGACGGCCGCGCACGAGGTCTCTGAGCTCCCCCTCGTGGACTGCGCCGAGGAGCACGACTCCGAGGTCTACTACGAGTTCGACCTCCCCGATGACGACACGTTCCCGGCCGCGACCATCGATGATGACGCCGCTGCGGGATGCGAGGAGCAGTTCGAGAGCTTCGTCGGCATCCCCTACGAGGAGTCCACGCTGACCTACGGGACCTATCAGCCCACCGCTCAGTCGTGGACCGGGGCTCATGACCGTGCTGTCAGCTGTGTCATCGCCGACCCGGCCGGGAAGGTCAAGGGCACCCTCAAGGGCGCCGCCCGCTGACCCCGTCGAAGGCGGTCAGCCGCGCGCGACGGGTCAGAGCGTGCGGAGCGTGGCGATGAGGGTGGAGCGCAGCGTCTCGGGCGCCTGCTCCTTGCAGGCCCGGCGCACGGTCTCGGTGAGCGTCACGCTCACGTGGAGCTCGGACGAGCATCCGTCGCACGTCTCGAGGTGGGCACGGATCTGCTCCACGTCGGTGCGGCACAGCTCATGCCGGAGGTACTCCTCGAGCTCCGCTCGAGCCTTGTCGCAGCCGCAGTCGTCCGCGGCGGTCACGTCACTCACTTCGCGCTCCTCTTCGCATCCGGGACCGTCAGCCCGCGCTCACGCGCATAGTCTGCGAGCAGACCGCGGAGCAGCCTCCTGCCACGGTGCAGGCGGCTCATCACGGTGCCGACGGGGGTCTTCATGATGTCGGCGATCTCCTGGTACGAGAAGCCCTCGACGTCGGCCAGGTACACGGCCAGCCGGAAGTCCTCGGGGATCGACTGCAGAGCCGCCTTCACGTCGCTGTCGGGGAGGTGGTCGATGGCCTCCGCCTCGGCCGACCGACCCGTCGTGGTCGTCGTCGCCGACTCGGCGGTGCCCAGCTGCCAGTCCTCGAGCTCGCTCGTCGAGCCCTGGTAGGGATCGCGCTGCTTCTTGCGGTAGGTGTTGATGTACGTGTTGGTGAGGATGCGGTACAGCCACGCCTTGAGGTTCGTGCCCTGTTCGAACTGGCCGAACGCGGCATACGCCTTGACGTAGGTCTCCTGCACCAGGTCCTGGGCGTCGGCGGGGTTGCGGGTCATGCGGAGGGCTGCGCCGTACAGCTGATCGAGGAAGGGGATCGCCTGCTCCTCGAAGAGCTCTCGCGGGTCGCGAGGGGATGCGTCGCTGCGCTCGGTCGCGTCGTCGACCGACTCAGATGGGGTGCTCATCGCCGCCCAGTCTACGGCCGGGGCCCGGTCCGCGATCTCGGACGGGCGCTCCAGCACCGCCGCCGCAGTGACACTCACGCGCGATCTCCTCTCGTCGGTTGACCGCCGACTACTCTGATAACCGATGTCCGTCTCCAGAAATTCCACGCCGCGCTTCGATCCGTACGGCGATTCCACGCCCGCCGCCGACGCGGCGAACTGGCCTGCGCCGAGTCCGCAGGGGCCGCTCGACGCGCGACTGCGACTCCCGGGGTCGAAGTCGATCACCAACCGGGAGCTGGTGCTCTCGGCACTCGCCGACGGGCCGTCCCTGCTTCGGGCGCCGCTCCACTCGCGCGACAGCGACCTCATGGTCGAGGCGCTCCGGTCGTTCGGCACGGTCGTGGATCGGGTCGCCGGCGACGGCCGCTTCGGACCAGACCTCGCGATCACGCCGGCCGAGGAGCTCGCCGGCTCGACGACGATCGACTGCGGCCTCGCCGGGACGGTCATGCGGTTCACCCCGCCGGTCGCAGCGCTGGCGCTCGGCCCCACGACGTTCGACGGCGACGAGGGCGCCCGGCGTCGCCCGATGTCCACCACGATCTCCTCGCTCCGCGCGCTGGGGGTCGACGTCGCCGACGACGGGCTCGGGGCGCTCCCGTTCACCGTCCACGGCAGCGGCCGGGTCGCCGGTGGCGACCTCGAGATCGACGCCTCGGCATCCAGCCAGTTCGTCTCCGGTCTGCTGCTGGCCGGTGCGCGGTTCGACGACGGGCTGCGGCTGACGCATTCCGGCGCGCGGCTCCCCAGCCAACCGCACATCGACATGACGGTCGCGGCGCTGCGCGCCCGCGGGGTCGACGTGTCCACCCCCGAGCCGGGCCGGTGGGTCGTCTCCCCCGGTCCGATCGCGGGCCGCACGGTCGACATCGAACCGGACCTGTCCAACGCGGCGCCGTTCCTCGCGGCGGCACTGGTCGCCGGAGGCACCGTCCGCATCGACGGCTGGCCGGAGAGCACGACCCAGGTCGGGGATGACCTCGCCGACCTCCTGCCGCTCTTCGGTGCAACGGTCGAGCGCGTCGACGGGGCCCTCGTGGTCCGGGGCAGCGGGACGATCACCGCGGTCACCGTCGACCTCAGCACCGGCGGCGAGCTGGCCCCGGCCCTGGTCGCTCTCGCGACGCTCGCCGACGGCCCGAGCGAGATCACCGGGATCGGCCACATCCGGCACCACGAGACCGACCGGCTCGCCGCGCTCGTCGCCGAGATCACCGCCCTCGGGGGCGGCGCCGAGGAGCTGCCGGACGGCATCCGGATCACCCCACGGCCGATGCACGGCGGCGTCTGGCACAGCTACGACGACCACCGGATGGCCACGGCCGGTGCGATCATCGGGCTCGCGATCCCCGACGTCGACATCGAGGACATCGGCACGACGGCGAAGACGCTCCCCGAGTTCCCCGAGCTGTGGCACGACCTGGTGAGGTCGACGCGGTGAGCTGGTGGGCGGACGACGAGGACGACGACGAGCCGGAGCTCGACGAGTCCGACGTCCGCATCCGCCCCAACCCCCGTGGCACGAGGCCGCGGTCGAAGACGCGGCCGAAGCACGAGGACGCGGTCGTCGGCCGGGTGATGACCGTGGATCGCGGGCGCTTCGGCGTGCTGGTCGACGAGGACACCGACTCGGAGCACGAGATCATCGCCTCCCGGGCCCGCGAGCTCGGGCGCACGCCCATCGTCACGGGAGACTTCGTCGACGTCGTGGGGGACGTCAGCGGCGAGCCGGGCTCCCTGGCTCGGGTCGTGCGGGTGCGGGAGCGCTCGACCGTGCTGCGTCGCAGTGCGGACGACACGGACGCGGTGGAGCGAGTCATCGTCGCCAATGCGGATCAGATGCTCATCGTCGTCGCCGCGACCAACCCCGAACCCCGTGCGCGACTCGTCGACCGCTACCTCGTGGCGGCGTTCGACGCGGGGATCGACCCCATCCTGTGCATCACCAAGACCGATCTCGCCGATCCCGCCGAGTTCCTCGCGGAGTTCGACGCGCTCGATCTCACGGTCGTCACCCTGTCGAAGGACGCGATCCCCCACGAGCGCCTCGACGGTCTGCTCGCCGGGCACACCACGGTGGCCGTGGGGCACTCGGGCGTCGGCAAGTCGACGCTCGTCAACGCCCTCGTCCCCGGCGCCGACCGAGCGATCGGACACGTGAACGCCGTCACCGGGAGGGGCCGGCACACGTCCTCGTCCACCCTCTGCCTGCGCTTCACCGCCGAAGACGGCAGGAAGGGCTGGATCGTCGACACCCCCGGCGTGCGCTCCTTCGGACTCGGGCACGTGGATCCGGAGAACATCATCCGATCGTTCGCGGTCTCGGCGGTCATCCCCCCTGGCGAGCCGCCGGACGGCATCCCGCTCAGCGACGCGCACGACTGGGAGATCATCGACCGCCTCGAGGCCGGTGAGCTCGGCGAGAGCGGACGGGCCCGGATCGAGTCGCTGCAGAAGCTGCTCGAGACGAGGACGGACCGACCCACCCCGTAGCCTGGAGGGGTGACCGACTCCCTCGTCTCCGACCTC encodes:
- the aroA gene encoding 3-phosphoshikimate 1-carboxyvinyltransferase — its product is MSVSRNSTPRFDPYGDSTPAADAANWPAPSPQGPLDARLRLPGSKSITNRELVLSALADGPSLLRAPLHSRDSDLMVEALRSFGTVVDRVAGDGRFGPDLAITPAEELAGSTTIDCGLAGTVMRFTPPVAALALGPTTFDGDEGARRRPMSTTISSLRALGVDVADDGLGALPFTVHGSGRVAGGDLEIDASASSQFVSGLLLAGARFDDGLRLTHSGARLPSQPHIDMTVAALRARGVDVSTPEPGRWVVSPGPIAGRTVDIEPDLSNAAPFLAAALVAGGTVRIDGWPESTTQVGDDLADLLPLFGATVERVDGALVVRGSGTITAVTVDLSTGGELAPALVALATLADGPSEITGIGHIRHHETDRLAALVAEITALGGGAEELPDGIRITPRPMHGGVWHSYDDHRMATAGAIIGLAIPDVDIEDIGTTAKTLPEFPELWHDLVRSTR
- the rsgA gene encoding ribosome small subunit-dependent GTPase A → MSWWADDEDDDEPELDESDVRIRPNPRGTRPRSKTRPKHEDAVVGRVMTVDRGRFGVLVDEDTDSEHEIIASRARELGRTPIVTGDFVDVVGDVSGEPGSLARVVRVRERSTVLRRSADDTDAVERVIVANADQMLIVVAATNPEPRARLVDRYLVAAFDAGIDPILCITKTDLADPAEFLAEFDALDLTVVTLSKDAIPHERLDGLLAGHTTVAVGHSGVGKSTLVNALVPGADRAIGHVNAVTGRGRHTSSSTLCLRFTAEDGRKGWIVDTPGVRSFGLGHVDPENIIRSFAVSAVIPPGEPPDGIPLSDAHDWEIIDRLEAGELGESGRARIESLQKLLETRTDRPTP